DNA from Ignisphaera cupida:
ACATCAATGAGTATTTTATCCAGCTTACATATAAGTGGAGTAAAATACTCTTCGAAGAAAATGCATATCAAGCAGATCCAGATGACTCTAGACCAAAGTTTTTCATAACAGCAGCTTATATGTATCCAAATGGCCCTATTCATATAGGACATGGAAGAACATATCTAATAGCTGATATAGTGGCTAGGTTCAAGCGTGTTCAAGGATATAATGTTTTATTTCCAATGGGGTTTCACTATACAGGAACACCTATAATAACTATGGCTGAAGCCATAGAGAATGGGGATAAGGATTTAATTTATTTGCTTAAAAATGTATATGGGGTTTCAGATGATGATATAAAGAAGATGGTAGATCCATTATATCTAGCTAGATATTTTCATGAAGTGTCAAAGGAAGTTATGAAGCTTTATGGTCTTTCAATTGATTGGAGAAGAGAATTTACAACAATTGATGATGACTATAAATCGTTTATACAATGGCAATTTATTGAACTGTATGAGAGAGGCTATATAGAAAGAGGTACACATCCAGTAGGTTGGTGCCCAAGGCATGAAATGCCTGTTGGTATGCATGATACAAAGGGTGATGTTGAGCCAGAAATAGGAGAATTTGTAGCAATTTTGTTTAGAGATGATAGTGGTGCGGCATATCCAACAGCAACATTAAGACCTGAAACAGTATTTGGAGTAACTAACCTGTGGGTTAACCCTGACAAACATTATTTAAGGATTAAGTTAAGTAATGGAGATATTTGGGTAGTGGGAGAGGAGGCTACATCAAGACTTAAATATCAATTAGATTTTGAGGTGTTAGATAAGGTCTTGGGCAGAAATCTTGTAGGGGTTTTTGTTAAGAATCCAGTTACTGGGGAGATAGTACCTATATTACCAGCGTCATTTGTTGACACATCATTTGCTACTGGTGTTGTTATGAGTGTTCCTGCTCATGCACCCTATGATGCTATTGCATTAGAGGATATCAAGAATAGTGAAAGTGTAAATGTAAGGAAACTTGTATTCAACATAACACCTAAAATTATTATAGAGATTAATGGAGAAAAAATTGCAACAGCATATCAAGCACTGAAACAATTCAAGATTTTGTCACAAACAGATAAAGATAAACTTGATGAAGCAACTAAATTTGTTTATTCTTTAGAATATCAGAAAGGATTTATGGTTAAGAAACTTAACGTATTAACTCAATTCAAGGAGTATGTGGAGAGAGAGGTAGAAGGTAAATCAGTTAAAAATGCTAGGGAAGCTGTGAAAAATCTTCTAATAAACAATGGCCTAGGGGTTATAATATATGAATTACTTAACAAACCAGTTTACTGTAGATGTGGTACAGAAATAGTTGTAAAAGTATTGAAAGATCAGTGGTTTATTGATTATGGCAATGAGTCCTGGAAAAACATTGCTAAGGAAGCTTTAAAAAACATAAAAGTTGTGCCTCAAGAAGCAAGAGCCCAGTTTGAAGCAACAATAGATTGGCTTAGAAAAAGGGCATGTGCACG
Protein-coding regions in this window:
- the leuS gene encoding leucine--tRNA ligase, with protein sequence MTSNINEYFIQLTYKWSKILFEENAYQADPDDSRPKFFITAAYMYPNGPIHIGHGRTYLIADIVARFKRVQGYNVLFPMGFHYTGTPIITMAEAIENGDKDLIYLLKNVYGVSDDDIKKMVDPLYLARYFHEVSKEVMKLYGLSIDWRREFTTIDDDYKSFIQWQFIELYERGYIERGTHPVGWCPRHEMPVGMHDTKGDVEPEIGEFVAILFRDDSGAAYPTATLRPETVFGVTNLWVNPDKHYLRIKLSNGDIWVVGEEATSRLKYQLDFEVLDKVLGRNLVGVFVKNPVTGEIVPILPASFVDTSFATGVVMSVPAHAPYDAIALEDIKNSESVNVRKLVFNITPKIIIEINGEKIATAYQALKQFKILSQTDKDKLDEATKFVYSLEYQKGFMVKKLNVLTQFKEYVEREVEGKSVKNAREAVKNLLINNGLGVIIYELLNKPVYCRCGTEIVVKVLKDQWFIDYGNESWKNIAKEALKNIKVVPQEARAQFEATIDWLRKRACARTRGLGTPLPWDKKWIIESLSDSTIYMAFYTVVHKIRELVQSIRELPKEFWDYIFLGKDDAENIARLVNARVSDVESIRKEFLYWYPLDVRVSGKDLIPNHLTFFIFNHVALFPKELWPKSIIANGWVLIKQQKMSKSARNIIPLKNLIDEYGADIIRLLLALNAEVYQDENIDLEMLNKLGKAEYPQLLLEIQDIILQIYNNRNEYRESEDIFDQWFLNMFSYIVNEIEKLMEDFRLREAGIKIFYEIKELIKNYLKIVDKPSKRILDVIKVWTALISVYTPYIAEEIWSKTFAEGRITTKSFKLPKTYDKNLLMAFKYADIVVESINNIVRALKKPSISIAIIYVSPKNIQRIMKSVIKALSNGLKVSEVIDYVSKELGLDKREFGRLIKTLYDVSVNVPEDLRELYMECDIEESEALKLAKEYIERKLGISLKIFSADDVEAPDYGGKKKVALPLRPGIYVE